ACTCCATGAAAGACGTCAGCTTCTGGCAACATAGCCAACTTACGACGCCTTATATTACTTAGGAcgacacttttttttttttttgaagCGACAGTTTTGCGTATCCTCAACGGAACTATTCCcaccttcttcctccactGGCCCcctgaagatggagatgttcACGTATATACCCACTACACTGGGCCTCCTTTACGGGAACTATCGTTCTTTAACAGTCACCATCGTGTTTTAAGTCAGGACGGGATCGAGAATATCCAATTGATAGAATGGGAGCACCCTGATACTGAAGATGCGGAGGGTTCCGACGCTGACTACTACGATGACAGAgaagtaaatattaaagaagacggcggctctgaataagataataataaCGAAGATATAGATATAACGAACATAGATGATCTCTCAGAGATTGATGACGAGCTGATGGACTTTTACGCAAACTTACTCGAAAAGAGCGATGGGTCTCAGACCGATGATTCGACCGGCAATGCTTACCGTTGTGAGTCTTCGCGAATGGATGGCTGGAATATACTTGTCATGTAGGCATGTAGGCTCGTGATACTATTACAAATGAATACTCAATATGAGATAGTAAGATTCTGCAGGTGCGTGTTGGAGCAATATCAGAGAAATGAGCTTCGTCTGCAGGGTAGTATTGGGCAAGGGAATCTACCAAAGCTTGATGGTAATTGACATAGGGCACTGCGGGAGGCATTCTACCTAGACTGTAGTAATTGTTTAATTTAATCTTATTGCTCCAACTATGTATCTGCAACTTGTTTGTGACTATCGTTTAGATGGTAATTCAAGAGCGTGGTGACATGTGTCTATAACAGCCTCTTACGGACATTAGACCTTGAtagaagggggagaagaagcagattaAGAACTACCATACTCTTAAGGTTAGCATTTCAAATTGAATTTATTATATTGATTACCATAAAAATGGCATCCAAATCAGCAATGAATCGTATAAGCCCAtttccaccaccaccatttATCTTCTCTCTACCAAGTGAGACTGCACTGTTAATCAGGTACAGGTTAcacagcaccagcacccaGCAGCCAGGAGTACTCCACTAACGGACGGCCAgctttcctcctcccccacaGCCCCTCCACCCGTGacgcagcatcatcaccaaccagaCGAGCTTCCCCAAATCCACCTCCAAAGCtacagcctctctctctcgatcTATCGCCCAATCGAACACCTTCCTCCCTCCCGCCACCTCTCCGaaaaagcagcaaaaaggggGAACCCGaaaccaaaacaacaaagacaGCGCATAGCCTCCCGAGACTCGACTCACCATGTCAATCATCCAGCAACACACCGCCGCGTCCCTCACAGACGCCTGGCGCACCGTCAACATCGACATCCTGACCGAGGACTCGAGCGTCAACTTCGACACGTCGACGCTGCACCCGCCGCAGCCCGAGGTTTCCGAGGCCGATGTGCGCACGCTGTCGACGCAGGTGCGGCAGCTGCTGAGGGGGGGAGACGCTGAGGGGGCGCTGAGGGGATGCCTGGAGACGCCGGTGTACAACGGGACGGATGGTGCAAAGGAGGCGCATCTGCAGACCATCATCGAGGTGCTGCAGTCCATCAAGGCGAGCGACATGACGCCGCTGCTCAAGGGCATCTACGCGGCCCCTGGCGGAAGCGAGCTCCTCGACGTGCTGAtgaagtacatgtaagtcACAACGAATCACATTCCCTCCTCCCTAAGAGAGAAATAgcgagggaagaagaagcaagacgGAAAGCTGACGGAGGATGCCCATAGCTACAAGGGAATGGCCAGCGGTGCTCCCGCAGCCGCCGGGCTCAAGTCTCCCGCCAAGATGACACCGCAATCCACCGGCTTCACCCAGATCGGCTCACGGCCCGGCGCGTCCAACGAGCCCGCTTCGGCCGCCATGAGCGTCCTGCTGAGTTGGCACGAGAAGCTGGTTGAGGTTGCTGGGCTGGGATGCATTGGCCGGACGATGACGGACTGGCGGAGAGTATAATGGCGCTGTTGAGTATATAAACGGACAAAGGGTTAAGCCTACTGCGAAATCATGTATAGAGGGGGTGCTGAAGGAGCCCAAGGTGTTTGCTTTATTTTTCCAATGGAACAATGGTTACTGAATGGTAGCATGGCGCCATCCATACGTTCGGTTGACATATTGacttatttaaaaaaaaagtttgaaATCCTCCATTATTCATACATGTGGTATATATACTACTCCTTCTT
The sequence above is drawn from the Trichoderma breve strain T069 chromosome 5, whole genome shotgun sequence genome and encodes:
- a CDS encoding ARP2/3 complex 16 kDa subunit (p16-Arc) domain-containing protein — encoded protein: MSIIQQHTAASLTDAWRTVNIDILTEDSSVNFDTSTLHPPQPEVSEADVRTLSTQVRQLLRGGDAEGALRGCLETPVYNGTDGAKEAHLQTIIEVLQSIKASDMTPLLKGIYAAPGGSELLDVLMKYIYKGMASGAPAAAGLKSPAKMTPQSTGFTQIGSRPGASNEPASAAMSVLLSWHEKLVEVAGLGCIGRTMTDWRRV